In the genome of Fulvivirga maritima, one region contains:
- a CDS encoding BatA domain-containing protein — MFNLTFLNPAYLWGLLAAAVPLTIHLWNKQEGKIIKISSTELLSEVDSKQTKTVYLNEVILLIIRVLMISLVVLIMADPMLPIPQSSDKQLAYLFEEELLADKSIKTIADSLSQTNEVRFFKEGFPQYEGKFNREKHEVPDYWQLISDFNSVQPDSLVVFTAARLQGLKGKRIEETSKSTHWIQVNKGQSISKVAYAYLIDSLNTAYIAHSDTSTLTFSKLQWVSNPPENLMIKGDKVRISKQDAWTELKEMKPIKIQLVYDQEYYDDIRFIEASLSVLKKGNTAKSFY; from the coding sequence TTGTTTAATCTCACATTTCTTAATCCTGCTTACTTATGGGGGCTTCTTGCTGCTGCAGTGCCTTTGACTATCCATCTTTGGAATAAACAGGAAGGGAAGATTATAAAAATAAGTAGCACCGAACTGTTGAGTGAAGTGGATAGCAAACAGACTAAAACCGTTTATCTGAATGAAGTTATTCTTTTGATTATCAGAGTTTTAATGATATCATTAGTAGTTCTGATAATGGCAGATCCAATGCTCCCAATCCCTCAGTCTTCTGACAAGCAACTGGCCTATTTGTTTGAAGAAGAACTCTTGGCAGATAAATCTATCAAGACTATTGCAGATAGCTTATCGCAAACTAATGAAGTAAGATTTTTTAAAGAAGGCTTCCCTCAATATGAGGGGAAATTCAATAGAGAGAAACATGAAGTACCTGATTATTGGCAACTGATATCAGATTTCAATAGTGTGCAGCCTGATAGTTTAGTGGTTTTTACAGCTGCAAGATTACAAGGTTTGAAGGGAAAAAGAATTGAAGAAACTTCAAAAAGTACACATTGGATACAAGTCAATAAAGGTCAATCTATATCGAAGGTGGCTTATGCCTATCTCATAGATAGCCTTAACACGGCCTACATTGCTCATAGTGATACTTCAACACTCACCTTCAGCAAGCTGCAATGGGTCAGTAATCCACCTGAGAACTTGATGATTAAAGGCGATAAGGTTAGAATTTCTAAACAAGATGCATGGACAGAATTGAAGGAAATGAAACCTATCAAAATTCAGCTGGTATATGATCAGGAATACTATGATGACATTCGCTTTATTGAAGCTTCTTTGTCCGTCTTAAAAAAAGGAAATACCGCTAAATCTTTCTATTGA
- a CDS encoding AAA family ATPase gives MDDELMQIEKEITALTDKLKKLKEEIGKVIIGQEETIDQLLIGFLAGGHALLEGVPGLAKTLMIRTLAQAIDLKFRRIQFTPDLMPSDIIGTEILEENHTTGKKFFQFNQGPIFANIVLADEINRTPPKTQSALLEAMQEFEVTYSGKTYALDKPFFILATQNPIEQSGTFPLPEAQQDRFLLYIKIGYPTENEENDILRFTTGSSKQKVESVISGEDIVRLQQLVREVPISDGLIKYVAQIVRATRPETSNYDYIKENVGWGAGPRAGQAMILTAKARALQQGRWAVTPADIQDVAFPVLRHRVLPTFKAEAEGIISDHFTRFLLDNIKISN, from the coding sequence ATGGATGATGAACTTATGCAAATAGAAAAGGAGATAACAGCCCTTACTGATAAGCTCAAGAAACTCAAAGAAGAAATAGGTAAGGTTATTATAGGTCAGGAAGAAACTATAGATCAGCTATTAATTGGTTTTTTAGCCGGCGGCCATGCTTTATTGGAAGGTGTACCCGGCCTTGCAAAAACCCTCATGATCAGGACACTGGCACAAGCCATAGATCTAAAGTTTAGAAGAATACAATTCACGCCGGATCTTATGCCTTCTGACATTATCGGTACTGAGATTTTGGAAGAAAACCATACTACAGGTAAAAAGTTCTTTCAGTTTAACCAAGGGCCTATTTTTGCCAATATTGTATTAGCTGATGAAATCAATAGAACTCCTCCTAAAACACAATCGGCACTCTTGGAGGCTATGCAGGAGTTTGAAGTGACCTACTCAGGAAAAACCTATGCATTAGATAAACCATTCTTTATCCTGGCCACCCAAAATCCAATAGAGCAGTCGGGAACATTCCCGCTTCCTGAAGCACAGCAAGATCGTTTTTTACTGTATATAAAAATAGGATATCCCACTGAAAATGAGGAGAATGACATCTTAAGATTCACTACGGGATCAAGCAAGCAAAAGGTAGAAAGTGTAATCAGTGGAGAGGATATCGTTCGGCTTCAACAACTGGTGCGAGAAGTACCCATAAGTGATGGTCTTATTAAGTATGTCGCGCAAATAGTGAGAGCTACCAGGCCTGAAACCTCTAATTATGATTACATTAAAGAGAATGTTGGTTGGGGTGCAGGACCGCGGGCAGGCCAGGCTATGATTCTTACTGCTAAGGCGAGAGCATTGCAACAAGGCCGGTGGGCTGTAACCCCAGCAGACATACAAGATGTGGCTTTTCCGGTATTACGGCATAGAGTTTTACCTACTTTTAAAGCAGAAGCTGAAGGAATCATTTCAGATCATTTCACCCGTTTCCTTTTAGACAACATTAAAATCTCCAATTGA
- a CDS encoding DUF58 domain-containing protein has protein sequence MKGNQDYTALLKPEIISSIKGLSLIAKVVVDSYLSGLNSSRKKGSGVEFSQYRGYDPGDDLRMLDWKMLARSGKYFIKESERETHTTVKFIIDASASMLHTEQELNKLIYAQILAASIAYLAQNQGDGIGLFAINDNETYSLLPSHQAQHFNKFIHSLLSIQAGGKWPIKVNTATLHSRKERELIVVLSDLYEQNQEISKLVSELKSPRNEVVVFHILGEQELTFDYSGTVVFEDLESGKQVKVATSSLKEKYINSLQDKIVTYKEQFLLQGISYEEFIMGRPIETALTTYLKRRAKLV, from the coding sequence ATGAAAGGCAATCAAGACTATACTGCACTTCTTAAGCCTGAAATAATTAGTAGCATAAAGGGCCTTTCACTCATCGCAAAAGTGGTGGTAGACAGCTATTTATCTGGCCTTAACTCAAGTAGAAAAAAAGGGAGTGGGGTGGAGTTTAGTCAATATAGAGGCTATGATCCGGGTGATGATTTAAGAATGTTAGATTGGAAGATGTTGGCCAGATCTGGTAAGTATTTCATTAAAGAATCAGAAAGAGAAACACATACCACCGTAAAATTTATTATTGATGCCTCTGCCTCCATGTTACATACAGAGCAAGAGCTTAATAAACTGATCTATGCGCAGATATTGGCAGCTTCCATAGCGTATTTAGCTCAAAACCAAGGAGATGGCATCGGCCTTTTTGCTATAAACGACAATGAAACCTATAGTCTGCTCCCTTCACATCAGGCTCAGCATTTCAATAAGTTTATACATAGTCTGTTATCTATACAAGCCGGCGGAAAATGGCCAATTAAAGTAAATACAGCTACTCTTCATAGCCGAAAAGAACGTGAACTAATAGTGGTTTTGTCTGATTTATACGAACAAAATCAAGAAATATCTAAGCTTGTCAGTGAATTAAAATCACCAAGAAATGAAGTGGTAGTATTTCATATTTTGGGTGAACAAGAGTTAACTTTTGACTATTCAGGAACCGTCGTATTTGAAGATCTTGAATCTGGAAAGCAGGTTAAAGTAGCTACATCATCCTTAAAGGAAAAATATATCAATAGCCTACAGGATAAGATAGTTACATACAAAGAGCAGTTCCTTCTTCAAGGCATTAGCTACGAGGAATTTATCATGGGCCGACCAATAGAAACAGCATTAACTACTTACCTAAAAAGGAGGGCTAAGCTTGTTTAA
- a CDS encoding metallopeptidase TldD-related protein, with translation MTRFWYIRTVDPQTLLYTGLTRDGTFYIENGRIKHPVKNFRFNESPIIMLNNLETLGQQVRVNGSLIPYMKIRDFTFTSLSDAV, from the coding sequence GTGACTCGTTTTTGGTATATCAGAACCGTAGATCCGCAGACATTACTTTATACCGGACTAACCAGAGATGGTACTTTTTATATTGAAAATGGACGAATCAAACACCCTGTAAAGAACTTTAGGTTTAATGAAAGTCCTATTATTATGCTCAATAATCTTGAGACTTTAGGACAACAGGTACGGGTAAATGGTAGCCTAATTCCATACATGAAAATCAGAGACTTTACTTTTACCAGCTTATCAGATGCTGTGTAA
- a CDS encoding DUF4159 domain-containing protein, with translation MNDYNAFFFTRLQYESGDWDVDQRMPSNVLNSLVEYTTLKVDTRENIIQLASEEIFNCPFCYLSGHKLVQFTKEERANFEKYVNNGGFIFVDDCNHDIDGLFAKSFEREMADIFGEKALKKIPSNHDIYHSFFDFDDGPPTTSQELNGWGDDLVHDYLKAIEVDGRIVVLYSNKDYGCEWDYDFRNKRWYKIDNTRFSVNIIMYALTS, from the coding sequence ATGAATGACTATAATGCATTCTTTTTTACCAGGCTTCAATATGAATCAGGAGACTGGGATGTAGACCAACGAATGCCCTCAAATGTGCTTAATTCTTTGGTAGAGTATACTACATTAAAGGTAGATACGCGTGAGAATATAATTCAATTAGCCAGTGAAGAGATATTCAATTGTCCGTTTTGTTATCTGTCAGGGCATAAGTTAGTGCAGTTTACAAAAGAGGAAAGAGCCAATTTTGAAAAATACGTGAATAATGGAGGTTTTATATTTGTAGATGACTGCAACCATGATATCGATGGCCTTTTTGCTAAATCTTTTGAACGCGAAATGGCTGATATTTTTGGTGAAAAAGCTTTAAAGAAGATTCCTTCTAATCATGATATTTACCATTCCTTCTTTGACTTTGATGATGGGCCACCTACCACTTCCCAGGAGCTCAACGGCTGGGGAGATGACCTTGTGCATGATTATTTAAAAGCTATTGAAGTAGACGGAAGAATAGTCGTTTTATATAGCAACAAAGACTATGGCTGTGAATGGGACTATGATTTCCGAAACAAGCGCTGGTACAAAATTGATAACACCAGGTTTAGCGTTAATATAATTATGTACGCTTTAACCTCATAA